A region of Solanum dulcamara chromosome 7, daSolDulc1.2, whole genome shotgun sequence DNA encodes the following proteins:
- the LOC129893806 gene encoding ribonuclease TUDOR 1: MASTGWLKGRVKAVPSGDSLVIMGSSKAEIPPEKSITLGSLMAPRLARRGGVDEPFAWQSRDFLRKLCIGKEVTFKVEYTVPSIGREYGTVFLGDKNVSMLVVAAGWAKVREQGQQKDDNPYLKPLQDAEEQAKQQGLGRWSRAPGASEASIRNLPPSAIGDASNFDAMGLLERSKGKLIEAFVEQVRDGSTLRVYLLPDFQFIQVFVAGIQAPTMGRRATSETIINTSVTSDEPNGESTTEHRAAPTSAQRLASSAASVTEVAPDPYGREAKHFTETRVLNRDVRIVLEGVDKYSNLIGSVYYTDGESAKDLGLELIENGYAKYVDWSANMLEVEAKKKLKSAELEAKKTRLRIWTNYVAPATNSKAIHDQNFTGKVVEVVSGDCLVIADDSLPFGDPSAERRVNLSSIRSPKMGNPRRDEKPAPYAREAKEFLRNRLIGKQVNVSMEYSRKVSMADGPAAPTSGADSRVMDFGTVFLTSKDGDDASPAPSAAGSQLAGVNVAELLVARGFATVVRHRDFEERSNYYDALLSAESRATSGKKGIHSPKEPPVMHVTDLLTAASKKARDFLPFLQRNRRMSAVVEYVLSGHRFKLFIPKETCSIAFSISGVRCPGRDEPYSEEAIALMRRKIMQRDVEIEVETVDRTGTFIGTLWESRSNVAVTLLEAGLAKLQTSFGTDRIAEVHLLMQAEQAAKRQKLKIWENYVEGEEVPSGGAAERRQKEEVKVTVTEILGGGKFYVQLVSDQKVAAIQKQLASLNLQEAPVIGAFNPKKGDIVLAQFSADNSWNRAMIVNAPRGAVESSKDKFEVFYVDYGNQEVVSYSQLRPLDASVSSSPGLAQLCSLAHLKVPGLEDDYGQEAAYRLSELLLSGPKEFRAVIEEKDTSGGKVKGQGTGTVFLVTLVDPESDISINATLLKEGLARMEKRKRWEPKEKQQALDELEKYQTEAREKRLAMWEYGDVESDEEDIPARKAAGKR, from the exons ATGGCATCAACAGGATGGTTGAAAGGAAGAGTGAAAGCTGTTCCCTCTGGTGACAGTTTGGTGATAATGGGTAGTTCCAAGGCTGAAATCCCCCCTGAAAAATCTATTACCTTAGGATCTCTAATGGCTCCACGATTG GCACGTCGTGGTGGAGTGGATGAGCCATTTGCATGGCAAAGCAGAGACTTCTTGAGGAAGCTTTGCATTGGAAAG GAGGTCACTTTCAAGGTGGAATATACTGTACCTTCCATAGGGCGAGAATATGGAACTGTTTTTCTTGGTGACAAGAATGTTTCAATGCTAGTTGTTGCTGCAGGCTGGGCCAAG GTCAGGGAGCAGGGTCAACAGAAAGATGATAATCCCTATTTGAAACCACTGCAAGATGCTGAAGAACAAGCCAAACAACAAGGTCTAGGTCGCTGGAGTAGG GCACCTGGTGCTTCTGAGGCATCTATTAGGAATCTACCTCCATCTGCGATTGGTGATGCTAGTAACTTTGATGCAATGGGCCTATTGGAGCGAAGTAAAGGTAAGCTTATAGAAGCATTTGTTGAGCAGGTTCGTGATGGAAGTACGCTGCGAGTGTACTTGCTTCCAGACTTCCAGTTCATCCAAGTTTTCGTTGCTGGAATACAG GCACCAACTATGGGAAGAAGAGCAACATCAGAAACTATTATTAATACTAGTGTTACCTCTGATGAACCAAACGGAGAATCAACTACTGAACATCGTGCAGCTCCGACATCAGCGCAGAGGTTGGCATCCTCAGCAGCATCCGTAACAGAAGTTGCTCCTGATCCTTATGGCAGAGAAGCAAAGCATTTTACCGAAACTCGTGTCTTAAATAGAGAT GTTCGAATTGTCCTGGAGGGTGTTGACAAGTACAGCAATCTAATTGGCTCAGTGTACTATACTGATGGAGAATCGGCAAAGGACCTGGGATTGGAGCTTATTGAAAAT GGTTATGCTAAATATGTTGATTGGAGTGCAAACATGCTGGAAGTTGAAGCCAAGAAGAAGCTGAAAAGTGCCGAGCTTGAGGCCAAAAAGACTCGCTTAAGAATCTGGACGAACTATGTAGCTCCAGCAACAAATTCCAAGGCTATTCATGACCAAAATTTCACAGGAAAG GTGGTTGAGGTTGTCAGCGGAGATTGCCTTGTTATAGCTGATGATTCTCTGCCATTTGGGGATCCATCAGCAGAAAGAAGAGTTAACTTGTCAAGCATTAGGTCTCCTAAAATGGGAAATCCTCGTAGAGATGAGAAGCCTGCTCCCTATGCTCGGGAAGCAAAggaatttttgagaaatcgcCTTATCGGAAAACAG GTGAATGTTTCAATGGAGTACTCTCGGAAGGTCAGCATGGCAGATGGACCTGCTGCTCCTACCAGTGGCGCTGATTCAAGGGTGATGGATTTTGGAACTGTATTCCTGACATCCAAGGATGGGGATGATGCCTCACCCGCTCCATCTGCTGCAGGCAGTCAGTTGGCTGGAGTCAATGTTGCTGAGCTTTTGGTAGCCCGCGGATTTGCAACTGTTGTTAGACATCGTGATTTCGAAGAACGTTCAAACTATTATGATGCGCTTCTCTCAGCAGAATCACGTGCTACTTCTGGGAAAAAGGGCATTCATTCTCCCAAAGAACCTCCGGTGATGCATGTAACAGACCTGCTGACG GCAGCGTCAAAGAAAGCTAGAGACTTTTTGCCTTTCTTGCAGCGTAACAGGAGGATGTCTGCTGTAGTAGAATATGTCCTCAGTGGTCATAGATTCAAACTGTTCATTCCCAAGGAGACTTGCAGCATTGCTTTCTCTATTTCTGGAGTGAGATGCCCAGGTCGTGATGAACCGTACTCTGAGGAAGCCATTGCCTTGATGAGGCGGAAGATAATGCAGAGGGATGTTGag ATCGAGGTAGAAACAGTTGACAGAACAGGGACTTTCATCGGAACATTATGGGAATCGAGATCCAATGTGGCAGTGACCCTACTGGAAGCTGGTTTAGCAAAGCTTCAAACTTCTTTTGGAACTGATAGAATCGCAGAAGTTCACCTCCTTATGCAAGCTGAACAGGCTGCCAAAAGACAGAAATTGAAG ATATGGGAGAATTATGTCGAGGGAGAGGAAGTTCCCAGTGGTGGTGCAGCCGAAAGACGCCAAAAAGAAGAGGTGAAG GTCACAGTCACTGAAATTTTGGGTGGGGGTAAATTTTACGTTCAGTTGGTTTCTGACCAGAAAGTAGCCGCCATTCAGAAGCAACTTGCTTCTCTAAATCTTCAGGAGGCTCCTGTAATTGGTGCCTTTAATCCAAAGAAAGGTGATATTGTTCTTGCTCAATTCAGTGCTGATAATTCATGGAACCGAGCAATG ATTGTCAATGCCCCTCGTGGTGCTGTGGAATCTTCCAAAGACAAGTTTGAAGTTTTCTATGTTGATTATGGAAACCAAGAAGTTGTTTCGTACAGTCAGTTGCGTCCTCTAGATGCATCTGTGTCCTCCAGTCCTGGTCTTGCTCAGCTCTGCAGTCTTGCTCATTTAAAAGTTCCTGGGCTAGAAGATGATTATGGTCAGGAGGCAGCATACCGGCTAAGTGAGCTTCTTCTAAGTGGGCCAAAGGAATTTAGAGCTGTTATCGAGGAAAAAGACACTTCAGGAGGAAAAGTTAAAGGACAAGGAACAGGGACCGTCTTTTTGGTGACTTTGGTTGATCCTGAAAGTGATATCAGCATAAATGCTACCTTGCTTAAG GAAGGACTTGCTAGGATGGAGAAAAGGAAGAGATGGGAGCCCAAGGAGAAGCAACAGGCGCTGGATGAATTGGAGAAGTATCAGACAGAAGCTCGTGAAAAGAGACTCGCGATGTGGGAGTATGGAGATGTCGAGTCCGATGAGGAGGATATCCCTGCTAGGAAAGCTGCTGGGAAACGGTGA